One genomic window of Aricia agestis chromosome 7, ilAriAges1.1, whole genome shotgun sequence includes the following:
- the LOC121729129 gene encoding WD repeat-containing protein 19, with protein sequence MTSPKLLYTIEPHGLGELYFMWQKGESHSLLATTGTDATVAIHDRSGQTTERIKLPGLCAGMDWDNDGDYLAIITPNSNAVILWECHTNKRHNIETGLREPPSCLAWSYGEPLLAIGTQKGNLALYNHHTTKRIPIIGKHTKKITCAAWNRDSILVLASDDKSLSINNSDGDTLRVISLRDIPNDLQFSEMKTDERVAGENTISLVVGKRTLYLYNLLNPENPIELAFQQRYGSIVSYKWYGDGYILIGFSAGYVIAISTHIKEVGEELFQVKNHKDNLTDIAVFNGQAASCGDGQVKLISLWEGGAVTGGCAGERAAGSGDGRRLAAAARGVLRVLVTSLPPLHAACAARALTLTSLAEATLYRCVPADDTPGEPVAVATFALPVEPTTLALGAAHAGCASGQHAWFYPLGGGPPVRRQYPGTVEDLRISGQYAAVRYQGRAMLHSIETPDPSKPEREAMMFPEPHMQSAQIIDIHLTSDFFIYVTDQGDIEYWELEAWGVCVRYKHAGVRALHCDISGARALLVSERAHVYCPATADLCAVPEKNSIKAVVWDVCLSERNVFAVYAGDVISTYYYAAHTTSGPHVDRVAITSVLPGHVPLILLSGDVYCYGDGGSVVRTTLDSHTTAGLADADAERRLANQRAHVDKLLLLRRFTEAWLYCDAVDEADLWRKLGAAAVADLNVEFAIRVYTRLSDVAMVWALEDAAHIEELPVLCATLCACLGSGEASARWLEGAGSGAGAALRVQLAAARGDWGAAAELAARHAPRAAPALALQHAATLQLTADYHEALAKYEQSVITSNTDDVKVREHNAKCEAGIARMAVRCGDVARGVTLAMKHAHDVALLKEIAQLLEEEKQLAHAAALYDHAGNTEKAASLYIKLKSWLKVEALIPKITSPSIHMQYARAKEAEGRYAEALKSYLKAHDYESAIRLNLDKLDDIDEAVDLVQESKSVAGAKMVADYFQNSDDPTSAIKFLVMSLCYDEAFTLARKNGKLQVYGEILIQTSQARPEDFRSLALHFEGERSPLLAGKFYFHAGEYARSVGHLLKAAAEDEDEAIGIAIDAAAASEDDRLTRKVISFLLGETDGTPRDPRHLFTLYMAKKQFMEAAKTAVIIATAECGAGRYREARDLARTLTGALRARGQPPPRDLVRATALLHSYILVRTHVRRGRHDIAARLLLRLAAEVEFFPSEQHRVSILTSAVIECGRAGLKHAAHQWARELMRPPYRDLIDPKYAKKIESVVRHGVRGPPPADVAACARCDAPVPVAALTCARCETDLPFCLATGMHIVKDDLTACPECDFPAIMTEFVELLREEGKCPLCNETVDYRRLVKIDDVTLYLDPKPTE encoded by the exons atgacTTCCCCTAAA CTTCTGTACACTATAGAGCCCCATGGATTGGGCGAGCTATACTTTATGTGGCAGAAGGGAGAATCCCATTCTCTATTAGCAACTACTGGCACAGATGCTACAGTAGCCATACATGATCGCTCTGGACAAACCACAGAACGAATCAAGTTACCTGG ATTGTGCGCTGGAATGGACTGGGATAATGATGGTGATTATCTCGCTATTATTACTCCTAACTCCAACGCTGTGATTCTCTGGGAGTGCCACACGAACAAGCGTCACAATATAGAGACAGGTCTCCGTGAACCTCCATCCTGCTTGGCCTGGTCCTATGGTGAACCGCTTCTTGCGATTGGGACTCAGAAAGGCAATCTGGCACTTTACAATCATCATACTACAAA GAGAATTCCAATCATTGGGAAACACACAAAGAAAATCACATGTGCTGCGTGGAATAGAGACAGTATTCTGGTGCTAGCGTCTGACGACAAGAGCTTGTCTATAAACAATTCCGATGGGGATACCCTGAGGGTGATATCTCTACGCGATATTCCCAACGATCTACAGTTCTCTGAAATGAAAACTGATGAGAGAGTTGCCGGTGAAAACACT ATAAGCCTTGTCGTCGGTAAGAGAACTCTGTATCTCTACAATCTACTGAACCCAGAGAATCCAATAGAATTAGCTTTTCAACAGCGATACGGCTCTATCGTTTCGTACAAGTGGTACGGAGACGGCTATATACTTATCGGGTTCAGTGCGGGCTATGTCATAGCTATATCAACTCATATCAAGGAGGTCGGCGAGGAACTGTTCCAAGTGAAGAATCATAAGGACAACTTGACCGATATAGCTGTGTTCAACGGGCAAGCGGCTTCGTGTGGGGACGGACA AGTGAAGCTGATATCTCTGTGGGAGGGCGGGGCGGTGACGGGGGGGTGTGCGGGCGAGCGCGCGGCGGGGAGCGGCGACGGGCGGCggctggcggcggcggcgcgcggcgtgctGCGCGTGCTCGTGACGTCACTGCCCCCGCTGCACGCCGCGTGCGCCGCGCGCGCGCTCACACTCACCAGCCTGGCCGAGGCCACGCTGTACCGCTGCGTGCCCGCTGACGATACGCCag GTGAGCCAGTGGCAGTAGCGACGTTCGCGTTGCCCGTGGAGCCGACTACGCTGGCGCTGGGCGCGGCGCACGCGGGCTGCGCGAGCGGCCAGCACGCCTGGTTCTACCCGCTGGGTGGCGGTCCGCCTGTGCGCCG CCAGTATCCCGGCACGGTAGAAGATTTGCGAATATCGGGGCAATACGCGGCGGTGCGGTATCAAGGACGAGCCATGTTGCACTCT ATAGAAACCCCAGACCCGTCCAAGCCGGAGCGGGAGGCCATGATGTTTCCCGAGCCGCACATGCAGAGCGCACAGATCATAGACATACATCTCACTAGCGACTTCTTCATATACGTTACCGAC CAAGGCGACATCGAGTACTGGGAGTTGGAGGCGTGGGGCGTGTGCGTGCGGTACAAGCACGCGGGCGTGCGCGCGCTGCACTGCGACATCAGCGGCGCGCGCGCGCTGCTGGTGAGTGAGCGCGCACACGTGTACTGCCCCGCCACCGCCGACCTGTGCGCCGTGCCGGAGAAGAACAG TATCAAGGCGGTGGTGTGGGACGTGTGTCTATCGGAGCGCAACGTGTTCGCGGTGTACGCCGGCGACGTGATCAGTACGTACTACTACGCGGCGCACACGACGAGTGGGCCGCACGTCGACCGCGTGGCGATCACGTCGGTGTTGCCGGGTCACGTGCCGCTCATCCTGCTCTCCGGCGACGTGTACTGCTACGGGGACGGCGGGAG CGTTGTGCGGACGACGCTGGACTCGCACACCACCGCCGGTTTAGCGGACGCGGACGCCGAGCGGCGGCTGGCCAATCAGCGCGCGCACGTCGACAAGCTCCTCCTACTGCGGCGGTTCACGGAGGCGTGGCTATACTGCGACGCGGTGGATGAGGCGGATCTATGGAGGAAGCTCGGAGCGGCCGCCGTCGCGGACTTGAATGTGGAGTTCG CTATTCGGGTATACACTCGGTTGAGCGACGTAGCGATGGTGTGGGCGCTAGAAGACGCGGCGCATATTGAGGAGTTACCTGTTCTGTG cgctacgcTCTGCGCGTGCCTGGGCTCGGGCGAGGCGAGCGCGCGGTGGCTGGAGGGGGCGGGGTCTGGTGCGGGCGCGGCGCTGCGCGTGCAgctggcggcggcgcgcggcgacTGGGGGGCAGCGGCCGAGCTCGCTGCGCGACAcgccccccgcgccgcgcccgcgctcGCGCTACAGCACGCCGCCACGCTGCAGCTCAC aGCGGACTACCACGAGGCGCTCGCCAAGTACGAGCAGTCCGTCATCACCTCCAACACGGACGACGTGAAGGTCAGGGAGCACAACGCCAAATGCGAGGCGGGCATCGCGCGCATGGCCGTCCGCTGTGGCGACGTTGCGAGGGGCGTCACGCTGGCCATGAAGCACGCCCACGACGTCGCCCTCCTCAAGGAGATCGCCCAGCTTCTGGAGGAGGAGAAGCAGCTGGCCCACGCCGCCGCCCTATACGATCACGCCGGCAACACAGAAAAAGCGGCGTCCCTATACATCAAACTCAAGTCCTGGCTGAAAGTCGAGGCGCTGATCCCCAAAATCACATCCCCCAGCATCCACATGCAGTACGCGCGAGCGAAGGAGGCGGAGGGGCGGTACGCGGAGGCGCTGAAATCCTACCTCAAGGCCCACGACTACGAATCGGCGATCCGACTCAACCTGGACAAGCTGGACGACATCGACGAGGCCGTCGACCTAGTCCAGGAGTCCAAGTCGGTGGCGGGAGCCAAGATGGTGGCCGACTACTTCCAGAACAGCGACGATCCCACCTCGGCGATCAAGTTCCTGGTGATGTCCCTGTGCTACGACGAGGCCTTCACCCTCGCCCGGAAGAACGGCAAGCTGCAGGTGTATGGCGAGATCCTGATCCAGACGTCGCAGGCGCGACCCGAGGACTTCCGCAGCCTAGCGCTCCACTTCGAGGGCGAGCGGAGCCCGCTGCTGGCCGGCAAGTTCTACTTCCACGCGGGGGAGTACGCCCGAAGCGTGGGGCACCTGCTCAAGGCGGCGGCTGAGGACGAGGACGAGGCGATCGGTATCGCCAtcgacgccgccgccgccagcgaGGACGACAGACTCACGAGAAA GGTGATATCGTTCCTGCTGGGCGAGACGGACGGCACGCCGCGCGACCCGCGCCACCTGTTCACGCTCTACATGGCCAAGAAACAGTTCATGGAGGCCGCCAAGACCGCT GTGATAATCGCGACCGCGGAATGCGGGGCGGGGCGGTACCGCGAGGCGCGGGACCTCGCCCGCACGCTGACGGGCGCGCTGCGGGCGCGCGGacagccgccgccgcgcgacctCGTGCGCGCCACCGCGCTGCTACACTCCTACATACTG gtCCGTACGCACGTGCGTCGCGGCCGCCACGACATCGCCGCACGGCTGCTGCTGCGGCTCGCTGCGGAGGTCGAGTTCTTTCCCAGCGAACAGC ATCGCGTGTCGATCCTGACGTCGGCGGTGATCGAGTGCGGGCGCGCGGGGCTGAAGCACGCGGCGCACCAGTGGGCGCGCGAACTGATGCGACCGCCGTACCGCGACTTG ATCGATCCGAAGTACGCCAAGAAGATCGAGTCTGTGGTGCGTCACGGGGTGCGCGGCCCGCCACCCGCGGATGTCGCGGCGTGCGCGCGGTGCGACGCGCCCGTGCCCGTCGCCGCGCTCACGTGTGCGCGCTGCGAGACCGACCTGCCCTTCTGCCTGGCCACG GGCATGCACATAGTGAAGGACGACCTGACAGCGTGCCCGGAGTGCGATTTCCCCGCCATCATGACCGAGTTTGTCGA GTTACTTCGCGAGGAGGGCAAGTGTCCGCTGTGTAACGAGACTGTGGACTACCGCCGACTGGTCAAGATCGACGACGTCACGCTCTATCTAGACCCCAAACCCACCGAATAG
- the LOC121729130 gene encoding probable arginine--tRNA ligase, mitochondrial: MRLKSMFLDKLSDKVGIIKNLSNIHISYKHSEKLFAISTKICTAHRNQRLAQSTNLTNDNVEIERNVLIKKIIDNYNEIITPENLTPKNVLVDFSSPNIAKPFHVGHLRSTIIGNFIANINKHFQNNVTKLNYLGDWGTQFGLLQYGLKAKNIDINEITSNPISSLYQIYVEANEMSQKDESVHDQARKYFTDIERGETSLEIWEKIRQVTVAELEKMYSRLGIKFDVYHWESDYNSKHIQGIIEMLEKRKIWFVDETGRKVVKVRDKNVTVLKSDGSTLYITRDIAALLDRYKKFNYDKHIYVVDKAQTDHFIALFDIVSKIDEKSVAGCEHIKFGRIKGMSTRKGNVIFLNDVLDEAKHKMCEKQLQAKNTRTSAMNEETWDVLGTTAVVINDLKQRRQNDYEFDWDKALQSEGDSGIKLQYLHCRLWSLENKCGVSPADTCEPDCLPEEIVGTVVAELVKFQSVLHRAYTENEACILVNYLFRLSRHVNRMFNELKVKDIDPYVGSQRLLVFKTAREVLKTSLEILGVKPLNEM; this comes from the exons ATGAGGTTAAAATCGATGTTTTTAGATAAG ctATCAGATAAGGTTGGAATAATTAAAAACCTCTCAAACATTCATATTTCTTATAAACATAGCGAAAAACTATTCGCTATTTCTACTAAAATCTGCACAGCACATAGGAACCAACGACTAGCCCAAAGTACAAATCTTACGAACGATAACGTTGAGATTGAAAGAAATGtactcataaaaaaaattatagataaCTACAATGAAATTATTACGCCAGAAAATTTAACCCCTAAAAATGTACTCGTGGATTTTAGCTCACCAAATATAGCTAAGCCTTTTCATGTGGGTCACCTGAGATCGACGATAATAGGAAATTTTATAGCTAATATaaacaaacattttcaaaaCAATGTTACCAAACTGAACTACTTGGGAGATTGGGGCACCCAGTTTGGTCTACTACAGTATGGTCTAAAGGCAAAGAACATTGACATAAACGAAATCACAAGTAATCCTATCAGCAGCTTATATCAAATTTATGTTGAAGCTAATGAAATGTCACAAAAAGATGAAAGTGTACACGATCAAGCAAGGAAATATTTCACAGACATCGAGAGGGGGGAAACAAGCTTAGAGATCTGGGAAAAGATTAGGCAGGTTACTGTTGCCGAGCTTGAAAAAATGTACTCAAGATTAGGAATCAAATTTGATGTCTACCATTGGGAGTCCGACTACAATAGTAAACATATACAAGGTATTATAGAGATGTTGGAAAAGAGAAAGATCTGGTTTGTAGATGAGACTGGcagaaaagtagtaaaagtaAGAGATAAAAATGTGACTGTACTTAAAAGTGACGGTTCTACACTGTATATAACAAGAGATATTGCTGCCCTACTGGATAGATACAAGAAATTCAATTATGACAAACACATTTATGTCGTTGATAAAGCGCAAACTGATCACTTTATTGCACTTTTTGATATTGTCAGTAAGATAGACGAAAAGTCTGTAGCTGGCTGTGAGCATATTAAATTTGGAAGAATAAAGGGAATGAGTACAAGAAAAGGAAATGTAATCTTCCTCAATGATGTTTTGGACGAAGCAAAACATAAAATGTGTGAAAAACAACTTCAGGCAAAAa aTACAAGGACATCAGCAATGAACGAAGAGACTTGGGATGTATTAGGCACAACTGCAGTTGTTATCAATGACTTGAAGCAGAGGAGACAAAACGATTATGAATTTGATTGGGATAAAGCATTGCAAAGTGAAGGGGACAGCGGCATAAAACTACAGTATCTTCACTGTAGGTTGTGGAGCTTGGAGAATAAATGTGGTGTGTCACCAGCAGACACCTGTGAACCCGATTGCTTACCTGAGGAAATTGTAGGCACTGTTGTAGCTGAACTGGTTAAGTTTCAAAGTGTCTTGCATAGAGCATACACTGAAAATGAAGCTTGTATTTTAGTCAACTACTTATTTAGGCTGTCTAGACACGTCAATAGAATGTTTAATGAACTTAAAGTCAAGGATATTGATCCTTATGTTGGATCACAGCGTTTGCTTGTATTTAAGACTGCAAGAGAGGTTTTAAAAACTAGTCTAGAGA